The sequence gctgagaactctctaggcaagtagtgtggccagcaatttatcataatatactcaggtgagcaaaataaatttcaggtgagcaaaatctagagacttagATTTCGTGGACCAGCtgttgtgactgcacttgaagaaacgttcaaagttcttgaatttttccagattgactgaccttcatgtcttaaggtaacAGTGGAccgtcatttctctttgcttatttgagctgttcttgccataatttggacttggtcttctaccaaatagggctatcttctgtataccacccctaccttgtcacaacacaactgattggctcaaatgcattaaggaaagaaattccacaaaataacttttaacaaggcacacctgttaacactttttttggttactacttgatacagtgtgttatttcataattttgatgtctgtagtattattctacaatgtagaaaatagtctaaataaagaaaaacccttgagtaggtgtcaaacgtttgactggtactgtatatacagtgccttcagaaagtcttCAGACcattttactttttccacatattgctATGTTACAGCCGTAAtcgaaaatggattaaaaaacaaCATTCTCAGCaacctacacacactaccccataatggcaaagcgaaAAGTTTGTTTtccaaatttatttaaaaaaatacagaacagataccttatttactgcacttgaagaaacttagctcaggtgcatcctatttctaTTGAtcatgtttctataacttgattggagtccacctgtggtaaattaaattaattgaacacgatttggaaaggcacacaactgtcaaTATAAGTTtccacagttgactgtgcatgtcagagcaaaaaccaagccatgaggttgaaggaattttctgtagaactccgagacaggattgtgtcggggcaaagatctggggatgggtactaaaaaaatgtctgcagcattgaaggtcctcaataACACAGTTGCTTCGATCATTCTTAAGTATGAGAAGTTAGGAACCACGAAGACTCTTCCTAAGGCTGGTCGCCCTGGCAAACTGagcagaagggccttggtcagggaggtgaccaagagcccgatggccactctgaaagagctccagagttcctctgtggagatggttgtaattctggaaggttctcccatctctgcagcaccctaccaatcaggcctttatagtagagtggccagacggaatccactcctcagtaaaaagcacatgactgcctgcttggagttttccaaaaggcacctaaaagactctcagaccatgagaaacaagatttctcttgtctgatgtaaccaagattgaactttttagcctgaatgccaagcgtcacatctagaggaaacctggcaccatccctacggtgaagcatggtggtggcaacatcatgctgtggggatgtttttcagtggcagggagacAAGTCAGGCTTGaggtaaagatgaacggagcaaagtacagagatatcctttatgaaaacctgctccagagcgctcacgacctcagactgggacgaaggttcagcttccaacataacaacccaaagcacacagccaagacaatgtaggagtggcttcgggacaagtactcaacaaagtactgagtaaagggtctgaatacttatgtaaatgtgatatttcagtttttgtagATATAAATGAGTAAAAAATTCTAAACCTGTTTGTGCTTTGTAATTACGGGTATGTCCAGACCTGAGTGGTCATTTGTTAAATGTAATAAACTAGGAATAAGACTACTAGATAACTAGGCTTAGACTTTTATGTTCATCCTTTGACACATAAACAGGTGTAATAGTTAGGATTTTATACACAAACTCAAGCAACTGTCAGTGAGCTGTTGTACAACCTCTCAAATTATTCCTCAATGTGCTGTAGTAATCAATACACTTACTGCTACTGAATACCAGCAGTCAAAGAAAGCTTCTAATGTTACCCTCTCTTTCTATTGAGCTCTGTAAATGCCACCAATTCAGGAATGTACTATTACAATGTACTTCACATTTCTTTCTTTGTATCTCCTTCTCTATTTCTAAATAGTCTCTGCTTTTATCTTAATTTATCCTGTAGTACTCTTTGTTTTGTTTCAAGGACATTGTCAGTAATTACTAGCATTAACATGTCTTTTCCCTGTGTGTCTTGTAGTGACATAGTAAACAGCTTCAATGCCAAGGAGATTGGAGTGAGAATCTTTGAGGACTTTGCATCGTCATGGCAGTGGATCATAGCGTGAGTTCATTTTCAcctctcatcagaccaccccCTACTGCCAGTTACTTGTCAATGCACAATTTCCAGTGTGCTGTGGTATTAGATGAGGAGAAACCAGAAGTTTGCATGGTCGCGCTCTTTCATGTTACACTTAATTTATTTAACTTATTAAATATGAGAGGGCTTCTTTCTGCAGCAAACATTGATAAGAAATTAAATGCTTATTAGGGCTGGGACGATATCAGTATTACttcaaggaaacaaaacacgaagCGGATTTCATTTTAGGAAActgccctaatgttggaaacaaacatcatgtTATCATCTAGTCagattttatatatttttcaagCTACAGCaaacaatattttacatacaacCGGTTTTTAAAGGACCGACGAGCTTGGGCTTGcttcgtgttttcatttttgccaagaaaaaaaatattgcgatactggtatcgtcacAGCCCTAATGCTTAAGTGCTTATAAAACTGGACAAACCTGTAGGTGTCAAAGTATGTGTTTCACCTGTATCAGACCCATATCTTTATATACATGGCTTTGACATGTATATCCGGTGGCTTGATACATATTTACAAATCATATTTACAAGTCAATTATGTTATAATCCTTCATCTGTGACACCGGCCTTATATTTTAATAATGACCAGAAATGTCTTTTGAATTTTtgttctcctccacctccttttaACTTTATTCTCTCTCCGCTCTTCCAATCCACTCTCTTACCCTGCTgtgttcctctcttctcctccgtcAGTGCACTGGTCATAGCCATGGTGGTCAGTTTTCTGTTCCTCCTTCTGTTGCGGTTTATTGCCCCTGTTATGGTCTGGGTCCTTAtatttggagtgttggcagtaggTGCCTATGGTAAGTCCATTGATAATAACAGGTGTGGTAATAATATGTATACTAGCATGTATGTCGTGTACTCTCTAGAGTAGGTCTAAAcacacatgaccaaaagtatgtggacacatgctctttgaaaatctcattccaaaatcatgggcattaatgtggagttggtccccccctttgctgccaaaacagcctcccctcttctgggaaggctttccactagaagtTGGAACATTAATGCAGGAACTTACTTCCATTCACCTacaacagcattagtgaggtcaggcactgatgttgggcaattaggcctggctcgcagtcggtgttgcgattcatcccaaaggtgttgaggtcatggctctgtgcaggccagtcaagttcttccacaccgatctcgacaagccatttctgtatggaccttgctttgtgcatgggacattgtcatgctgaaataggaaaagacgttccctaaactgttgccacgaagttggaagaacagaatgtcattgaatgctctagcgttaagatttcccttcactggaactaaggggcctaaccgGAACCATGAATAACAGACCCAGACTATTATTCCTTctccactaaactttacagttggcactatgtattggggcaggtagcgttctccaggcatctgccaaacccagattcgtccgtcgggcCGCCAGATGGTATAGTGTGATCTatcactccagagtccaatggcggcgagctttacaccactccagcctacgcttggcattgcacatggtgatcttaggtttgtgtgcggctactcggctgtggaaacccatttcataaatCTCCCgtcaaacagttcttgtgctgatgttgcttccagaggcagtttggaactcggtagtgagtgttacaactgaggacagactatttttgcgtgctatgcacttcagcacgcggcggtctcgttctgtgagcttgtgtggactaccacttcgcggctgagccgtcgTTGGTCCTCGAAAGGCCATTttattgccaatgtttgtctatggagactgcatggctgtgctcaattttatacacctgtcagcaatgaaTGGGGCTAAAAAACTGAATCCACTAATATGATGCTGTGTCATCATAATTTTGTAGATATAGTGTATGTAGTTCACATTGGTTTAAGAACATGGACTTTTCAGGGTGGTTAAAGcatatttttttttctccctcgCACTCTGCCTGACTATCTGTAGGCATATATCACTGCTGGTGGGAGTACGACAACTACAGAAAGTCGGCTGTCTCCATCACTGACATAGGCTTCACCACCGacttcaaggtctaccttcacgTCAAGGAGACCTGGCTGGCCTTCTGTGAGTCTGATATTACACATGCtcattttatgtctctgttttctTCTGTACATAGACTGACAGACATTCTTTTCTGATGACAACTTTGTACCATTGTTGACCCATCTACTTCCACCCTacatctttctctctttatcgctCAGTGATAATCCTGTCTGTGGTAGAAGGCATTCTTCTCCTGACCTTGATCTTTCTGCGGACCAGAATCCTCATCGCCATCGCTCTCATCCAGGAGTCCAGCAAGTGAGTCATGTTAGATATATGAGCCAGGATTACACATACTGGCccatacttacacacacacacacacacacaaccatgtaTTGTGACAAATATTCCTACAATATTGCGATACAACCTAACTTTTCAGCACACGTCCTGTAACTGTCGTTCTCTTTCACAGGGCTGTCAGTCACATGATGTCTACGCTGTTCTACCCTCTCATCACCTTTGTTCTCTTGGTGGTGTGTGTGGCCTATTGGGGCATCACTGCTCTGTATCCTCTCACAGTCATTTAAATATTTGTGGGTATTTACACTGCCTCAGTCTTATGACAAAAGGTCTGTTTTGTATCTGTTTTCCACATCTACAAACTCCACCGTATATTTAACCCACTTAACAGAGGTTGTTTAGGTATCTGgccacttcaggtattccagtgTACAAAGTGGTGGCTCTCAACTCTACTCAGGATAACTGTGGTCAAATCAGCGGCAATGAGACCTGTGACCCACAGGTAAGTGTCCCTGATTAACTTTGACCCCATAGAGATACATGCAGAAAGCCCAACTCAGAAATACACAGAAAATGTGTCTACTTAGTTCAGCCATCTACTTAAAAGGGAGAAGAGAAAAGTTTGacccctttccatctctccattcatATCTCATCCTTTCATCTCTCCCCCTTATCTTTCCCTCAGACATTCTGCAACTCTACAGACTACTCGTGGTGCCGATCGGCGCGCTGCATCTTCATCAAGTACAACAACGAGGGCCTGCTGCAGAGAAACCTGTTCAACCTACAGATCTACAACGTGGTGGCCTTCCTGTGGTGCGTCAACTTTGTCATCGCCATGGGCCAGTGCAGCCTGGCCGGGGCCTTCGCCTCCTACTACTGGTCCTTAAACAAGCCCTCGGACATCCCCACCTTCCCGCTGTCCCAGGCCTTCATCCGCACAATACGGTAAGGGAGTAGACCAACGCTTCAACAGTAGGGGTGTGGTGGTGCCTTTCCTTGCCTGGCCACTAGAGTGTCCACAGAccatatactgagtgtacaaacattagaaacaccttcataatattgagttgcacccccttttgccctcagaacagcctcacttTGTCAGTGCATGGACTCTACAACCTgtcagtgttccacagggatgctggcccatgttaactccaatgctccaagttggctggatgtccttttgggtggtggaccatttttgatacacacgggaaactgttgatcgTTGCAgttcttttttatttaacctttatttaattaggcaagtccgttaagaacaaattgttatttacaatgatggcctactggggaacaatgggttaactgccttgttcaggggcagaacgacagatttttaccttgtcatctcagggattcgatccagcaacctttcggttactggcccaacgctctaaccactttttgacacactcaaaccggtgtgcctggcacctactaccataccgcgttcaaaggcatttaaatattttgtcttccaCATTCACACTCTGTACAGAggacgtacacaatccatgtttcaaggCTTACAAAtgcttatttaacctgtctcctccacttcatctacactgatttgaagtggatttaacaagtgacatcaataagggatattGATGaagcttttacctggattcacctggtcagtctgtcatggaaagaacaggtgttccttatattttgtacactctgtaATCTGAGCCAGAATCAAATGTTGTATTTTGCTTTCCATTTCCAATTAACTCAATCTCTCCCCCTATGTCTTTTTCTTTCTTGTGTCTCTTAGATACCATGTTGGCTCCCTGGCATTTGGTGCTCTGATCCTCACCCTCATCCAGATAATCCGGATCATCCTGGAGTACCTGGACCACAAGACCAGAGGTAAGGCTGGAGGCCGCCTTGGACTTCCCTTAAACTGTTATTATCCGATTCAAACATGTAATCAATctattatgtatgtatgtatgtatgtgtctctttctctctagcggCTCAAAACCCCTGTTCTCGGTTCCTCATGTGCTGTCTGAAGTGTTGCTTCTGGTGTTTGGAGAAGTTCATAAAGTTCCTCAATAGAAACGCCTACATCATGGTCAGTCTCCACTATGTCACCATAACATCATCACTAATACCTGTTAACTCCAAGTCCCTGTCAGTCAATCTTGCTCCCTCAGTTCCCCAGTGTAGAATATTTCTGGTAGGCTATGTGTCTAATACACACTCCTCTTTTTTTCCCACAGATTGCCGTATATGGAAAAAACTTCTGTGTCTCCGCTAAAAACGCATTCATGCTTCTAATGAGGAACATTGTCAGGTACAGTATGTGTTCTAGTAATGGTTGGTATGCCTGTAGGAAGGTGTAGGCATGTTTTTTCCCTCTTACATAAGAACATTTTGCATGGATTTGATTGACTGCTGTGGAACCAAAGCTGAGTGGTGGGGACGTGTTTTCCTGACTGTGCATCTCCACTCAGGGTGGTGGTGCTAGATAAAGTGACGGACCTGCTGCTGTTCTTTGGGAAGATGCTAGTGGTGGGAGGAGTAGGTAAGAGGACAACATCATTATTGTGTTATCATTATTGTGTTATCATTGGTGGTAGTTCTGAATGAATGGGAGCTCCTTTGGTGCATTTTACAGTCCAGAAGTGATTGAATAACCGGTCTAAATTAATCTAAT comes from Oncorhynchus gorbuscha isolate QuinsamMale2020 ecotype Even-year linkage group LG24, OgorEven_v1.0, whole genome shotgun sequence and encodes:
- the LOC124012766 gene encoding choline transporter-like protein 4 isoform X1 → MGKNLKEENSESSEYGEPAQYDPTFNGPVRKRGCTDIICCVLFIVVILGYMAVGILAWLYGDPRHVLYPRNSTGMFCGIGPNKAQPSVFYFDILKCVTSINIMAATLNGLQCPTTQVCVEKCPVVFWALNPIAYLPNAKPQDYFNQSLCVPSFDLARTTLKVKEIVDQELCPFFYTPTISVLGRCLPDVTALKNIPNDFANTWGLPSSINDTVNGIRNAKGDIVNSFNAKEIGVRIFEDFASSWQWIIAALVIAMVVSFLFLLLLRFIAPVMVWVLIFGVLAVGAYGIYHCWWEYDNYRKSAVSITDIGFTTDFKVYLHVKETWLAFLIILSVVEGILLLTLIFLRTRILIAIALIQESSKAVSHMMSTLFYPLITFVLLVVCVAYWGITALYLATSGIPVYKVVALNSTQDNCGQISGNETCDPQTFCNSTDYSWCRSARCIFIKYNNEGLLQRNLFNLQIYNVVAFLWCVNFVIAMGQCSLAGAFASYYWSLNKPSDIPTFPLSQAFIRTIRYHVGSLAFGALILTLIQIIRIILEYLDHKTRAAQNPCSRFLMCCLKCCFWCLEKFIKFLNRNAYIMIAVYGKNFCVSAKNAFMLLMRNIVRVVVLDKVTDLLLFFGKMLVVGGVGVLAFFFFSGRIRLPGSNFHTEMLNYYWMPIIVVVVGAYLIAHGFFSVYSMCVDTLFLCFLEDLERHDGTMQKPYYMSKNLMKILNKKNRGPKNVKGKD
- the LOC124012766 gene encoding choline transporter-like protein 4 isoform X2; amino-acid sequence: MAVGILAWLYGDPRHVLYPRNSTGMFCGIGPNKAQPSVFYFDILKCVTSINIMAATLNGLQCPTTQVCVEKCPVVFWALNPIAYLPNAKPQDYFNQSLCVPSFDLARTTLKVKEIVDQELCPFFYTPTISVLGRCLPDVTALKNIPNDFANTWGLPSSINDTVNGIRNAKGDIVNSFNAKEIGVRIFEDFASSWQWIIAALVIAMVVSFLFLLLLRFIAPVMVWVLIFGVLAVGAYGIYHCWWEYDNYRKSAVSITDIGFTTDFKVYLHVKETWLAFLIILSVVEGILLLTLIFLRTRILIAIALIQESSKAVSHMMSTLFYPLITFVLLVVCVAYWGITALYLATSGIPVYKVVALNSTQDNCGQISGNETCDPQTFCNSTDYSWCRSARCIFIKYNNEGLLQRNLFNLQIYNVVAFLWCVNFVIAMGQCSLAGAFASYYWSLNKPSDIPTFPLSQAFIRTIRYHVGSLAFGALILTLIQIIRIILEYLDHKTRAAQNPCSRFLMCCLKCCFWCLEKFIKFLNRNAYIMIAVYGKNFCVSAKNAFMLLMRNIVRVVVLDKVTDLLLFFGKMLVVGGVGVLAFFFFSGRIRLPGSNFHTEMLNYYWMPIIVVVVGAYLIAHGFFSVYSMCVDTLFLCFLEDLERHDGTMQKPYYMSKNLMKILNKKNRGPKNVKGKD